A portion of the Paenibacillus hamazuiensis genome contains these proteins:
- a CDS encoding CBS domain-containing protein, with protein MKAHEIMISQVHKVKESDTVRTVIEKFIRHRISGLPVINERNEIVAYISDGDIMRYIGKHKDLIVDSLYFVVVFKGDEDDFEERTRKLLDLNVMEVAVKKVITAAWDDEVEDIAAILGKKQIKKLPVERNGVLVGVISRGDIIRHSFKSLL; from the coding sequence ATGAAAGCACATGAAATCATGATCAGCCAGGTACACAAAGTGAAGGAAAGCGATACGGTGCGCACCGTCATTGAGAAATTTATCCGTCATCGGATCAGCGGTCTTCCCGTGATCAACGAGCGGAATGAAATCGTCGCTTATATCAGCGACGGGGATATTATGCGTTATATCGGGAAGCATAAGGATTTGATTGTCGATTCGCTTTACTTCGTCGTGGTTTTCAAAGGCGATGAGGACGATTTCGAAGAAAGAACGAGGAAGCTGCTCGACCTGAACGTAATGGAAGTAGCGGTGAAAAAAGTGATTACCGCCGCATGGGACGATGAAGTCGAGGATATTGCCGCCATCCTGGGAAAAAAACAGATCAAAAAATTGCCTGTTGAGCGAAACGGGGTGCTCGTTGGCGTTATTAGCCGCGGGGATATCATCAGGCATTCTTTTAAATCGCTGTTATAA
- a CDS encoding TIM barrel protein: MGRLQMGMWNGFQPEFWQKYESPLLGGIEASQFPCEDNLPEISRFCQMRGLRFGVHTPILAQSFYSLPRVSAKDRGERKEALERIGREAQLAARYGADYILFHFPFPSVFPSVQEPAYLAGMPAFERYESREIEPGFLRDCGERLLDAIAEIQLRTGQRIVLEYDFFGDEWELFDELFGRYPDVGLVADLQRLDVHRRVFPEFDPYRWLEQTLPHLYVVHHSNTRFEDGKWHRHLPVLPEHDAAPDYGDAFAYMRFIAESRPEVHVTFEHNPALVSREELQRCYESVHALCG; this comes from the coding sequence GTGGGCAGGCTGCAGATGGGAATGTGGAACGGCTTTCAGCCGGAGTTTTGGCAAAAGTACGAAAGCCCGCTGCTTGGCGGCATTGAGGCGTCGCAGTTTCCATGTGAGGACAACCTGCCGGAAATCTCGCGTTTTTGTCAAATGCGGGGGCTCCGTTTCGGCGTTCATACGCCGATATTGGCGCAAAGCTTCTACTCGCTGCCGAGGGTGAGTGCCAAGGACCGCGGAGAGCGGAAGGAAGCGTTGGAACGCATCGGGCGGGAAGCGCAGCTCGCCGCCCGGTACGGTGCGGATTATATTTTGTTTCATTTTCCGTTTCCGTCCGTGTTCCCTTCCGTTCAGGAACCGGCGTATCTCGCCGGGATGCCTGCGTTCGAGAGGTATGAAAGCCGCGAGATCGAACCGGGCTTTTTACGGGATTGCGGCGAGCGGCTGCTGGACGCAATCGCGGAGATTCAGCTTCGTACCGGGCAGCGGATCGTGCTGGAATACGACTTTTTCGGGGACGAATGGGAGCTGTTCGACGAACTGTTCGGACGTTACCCCGATGTCGGGCTTGTTGCCGATTTGCAAAGACTGGACGTGCACCGGCGGGTGTTTCCGGAATTCGACCCTTACCGCTGGCTCGAGCAGACACTCCCGCATCTGTACGTGGTGCACCACAGCAATACCCGGTTTGAAGACGGCAAATGGCACCGCCATCTCCCGGTGCTGCCGGAGCATGACGCTGCACCGGATTACGGCGATGCTTTCGCATATATGCGGTTTATCGCGGAAAGCCGTCCGGAGGTGCATGTGACGTTCGAGCACAATCCGGCGCTTGTGAGCCGCGAAGAGCTGCAGCGCTGCTACGAGAGCGTTCATGCGCTGTGTGGCTAG
- a CDS encoding cation diffusion facilitator family transporter: protein MELYDNIKQGERGAWVSIGAYLLLSVLKIGIGYWTKSEALTADGINNTSDIVVSLAVLIGLKISRKPPDRNHPYGHMRAETIASMIASFLMMAAGLQVLLQAARGVLGGEAPAPNPLAALVALMSAVFMYGIYMYNRRLAEKINNHALLAAAADNRSDAFVSVGAAVGIAGAQFGWPWLDPVAAFAVGLVICKTAWDIFYEASHTLTDGFDEDKLAVYRKTIGAVPGVRRIKDLRARAHGSVVLIDVVVEVSPELNVEQSHDISDAIERRMGEAHRIANVHVHIEPYTEST, encoded by the coding sequence GTGGAGCTTTACGACAATATCAAGCAAGGAGAACGCGGAGCATGGGTCAGCATCGGCGCATATTTACTGCTCTCGGTTCTCAAAATCGGCATCGGCTACTGGACGAAATCCGAAGCTTTAACGGCGGACGGAATCAACAATACGTCCGATATCGTCGTTTCATTGGCCGTGCTGATCGGCCTGAAAATATCGCGCAAGCCGCCCGACCGCAACCATCCGTACGGGCATATGCGCGCGGAAACAATCGCGTCGATGATCGCTTCGTTCCTGATGATGGCGGCCGGTCTGCAGGTGCTGCTGCAAGCGGCGCGGGGCGTGCTGGGCGGTGAAGCTCCGGCGCCGAATCCGCTCGCGGCTTTGGTTGCGCTCATGAGTGCCGTCTTCATGTACGGCATCTATATGTACAATCGGCGGCTCGCCGAGAAGATCAACAACCACGCGTTGCTTGCCGCCGCTGCGGACAATCGCTCCGACGCCTTCGTCAGCGTCGGAGCAGCCGTCGGCATCGCCGGGGCGCAATTCGGCTGGCCGTGGCTCGATCCGGTGGCCGCCTTTGCGGTCGGCCTCGTCATATGCAAGACGGCGTGGGATATTTTCTACGAAGCTTCGCATACGCTGACCGACGGCTTCGACGAAGACAAGCTGGCCGTGTACCGCAAGACGATCGGCGCCGTGCCCGGCGTGAGGCGCATCAAGGATCTGCGGGCGCGCGCTCACGGCAGCGTCGTGCTCATCGACGTTGTGGTCGAGGTCAGCCCCGAGCTGAACGTGGAGCAAAGCCACGACATCAGCGACGCGATCGAGCGGCGCATGGGCGAAGCTCACCGGATCGCCAACGTGCATGTGCATATCGAACCGTATACGGAATCGACTTGA
- a CDS encoding MarR family winged helix-turn-helix transcriptional regulator: protein MKEPSLETIELEMAILFRRITSITDNKRYGNLDRSAYLLLHQISSHGSAGVKTLADEFHLDISTVSRQAAALEAKGYVYRIPDPTDGRAYSLQITELGARELRECKEARLARFAELLKNWSEDECRTFGQLLEKFNRTFL from the coding sequence ATGAAAGAACCTTCGCTGGAAACGATCGAGCTGGAGATGGCGATTTTGTTTCGCCGGATCACATCGATTACGGATAATAAGCGGTACGGGAATTTGGACCGCTCCGCCTATTTGCTTCTGCATCAAATCTCATCCCACGGCTCCGCCGGGGTCAAAACGTTAGCGGACGAATTCCATCTGGACATCTCCACCGTCAGCCGGCAAGCCGCGGCTCTCGAGGCTAAAGGTTACGTGTACCGAATCCCCGATCCGACCGACGGGAGAGCTTATTCCCTGCAAATTACCGAGCTTGGCGCCCGGGAGCTGCGCGAGTGCAAGGAGGCGCGTTTGGCGCGGTTTGCGGAGCTGCTGAAAAACTGGTCCGAAGATGAATGCCGCACTTTCGGGCAGCTCCTGGAGAAGTTTAATCGGACATTTCTGTGA
- a CDS encoding NAD(P)/FAD-dependent oxidoreductase, which yields MQYDVIVIGGGPSGLMACIAASAHGAKVLLVDKGDKLGRKLGISGGGRCNVTNAKELDELVRHIPGNGRFLYSALAAFSNRDIIDFFEGMGIPLKEEDRGRMFPVSDKAKTVVDALVGRVRAQGVAIRVNSPVRRVLFGSGRTAGVELAGGERVHSRCVIVASGGKSVPHTGSTGDGYAWAEAAGHTITELYPTEVPVTSNEPFIRSKELQGLSLRDIELSVWDPKGKRVITHEGDMLFTHFGISGPAVLRCSQFVVKTMKKFDVKRVRMTVDLFPGKGADEIFKETLKLAESEPKKHIRNVLKSYVPDRLLPLLLQKAGLRDDITFANIPKQPWLEMVKLLKEFPIEANGTLSIEEAFVTGGGVNLKEIDPKTMQSKLTGGLFFCGEILDVHGYTGGYNITAAFTTGYTAGKNAAEAALEIEGQM from the coding sequence TTGCAATACGATGTGATTGTAATCGGCGGCGGGCCGTCCGGCCTGATGGCGTGTATTGCCGCAAGCGCCCACGGCGCCAAGGTGCTGCTCGTCGACAAGGGCGACAAGCTCGGCCGCAAGCTCGGCATTTCCGGCGGAGGCCGGTGCAACGTGACAAACGCCAAGGAGCTGGACGAGCTCGTCAGGCACATCCCCGGCAACGGCCGGTTTCTGTACAGCGCGCTTGCTGCGTTCAGCAACCGCGACATCATCGACTTCTTCGAGGGAATGGGCATACCCTTGAAGGAGGAAGACCGCGGCCGGATGTTCCCGGTCAGCGACAAGGCGAAAACGGTCGTCGACGCGCTCGTCGGACGCGTTCGCGCCCAAGGCGTCGCGATCCGCGTGAACAGTCCGGTCCGGCGCGTGCTGTTTGGCAGCGGCCGCACCGCGGGCGTCGAGCTGGCCGGAGGCGAGCGGGTGCACAGCCGCTGCGTCATCGTCGCGAGCGGAGGCAAAAGCGTGCCGCATACCGGCTCGACCGGCGACGGCTACGCCTGGGCGGAAGCGGCCGGGCATACGATCACCGAGCTGTATCCGACGGAGGTGCCGGTTACCTCGAACGAGCCGTTCATCCGCAGCAAGGAGCTGCAAGGACTCAGCCTGCGCGATATCGAGCTGTCGGTGTGGGACCCGAAAGGCAAGCGGGTGATCACCCACGAGGGAGACATGCTGTTTACGCATTTCGGCATCTCCGGCCCGGCGGTGCTGCGCTGCAGCCAATTCGTCGTCAAGACGATGAAAAAATTCGATGTGAAACGGGTCCGCATGACGGTCGATCTCTTCCCCGGCAAAGGCGCGGACGAGATCTTCAAGGAAACGTTGAAGCTTGCCGAAAGCGAGCCGAAGAAGCATATCCGCAACGTGCTGAAGAGCTATGTACCCGACCGGCTGCTGCCGCTTTTGCTGCAAAAGGCCGGTTTGCGCGATGACATTACCTTCGCCAACATTCCGAAGCAGCCGTGGCTTGAGATGGTCAAGCTGCTGAAGGAGTTCCCTATCGAGGCGAACGGGACGCTGTCGATTGAAGAAGCGTTTGTGACCGGCGGCGGCGTCAATTTGAAAGAAATCGATCCGAAGACGATGCAGTCGAAACTGACCGGCGGGCTGTTCTTTTGCGGGGAAATTCTCGACGTGCACGGCTATACGGGCGGATACAACATTACCGCCGCGTTTACGACCGGGTATACGGCGGGGAAAAACGCGGCGGAAGCTGCGCTCGAAATTGAGGGGCAAATGTAG
- a CDS encoding NUDIX hydrolase: MTWRKLQIWTRKEEMALLTYTICFICRGEQVLMLNRSNAPQMGMWSGVGGKLEADESPMEGVLREIAEETGLAPEAVQVRFAGTVTWEVDDRPRNGMYAYVARLPMEYAMDTPRDGVSPHVKRCLVQMLENEACLFQDSIPKFFSLVKDYSSLY, from the coding sequence ATGACTTGGCGCAAGCTGCAGATTTGGACGCGGAAAGAGGAGATGGCTCTGTTAACTTATACGATCTGTTTTATTTGCCGGGGCGAACAGGTGCTTATGCTGAACCGCAGCAATGCGCCGCAGATGGGTATGTGGAGCGGAGTAGGCGGCAAGCTGGAGGCCGACGAAAGCCCGATGGAAGGTGTTTTGCGCGAAATTGCGGAGGAAACGGGCTTGGCTCCGGAGGCGGTTCAAGTCCGATTTGCCGGCACGGTAACCTGGGAGGTTGACGATCGGCCCAGAAACGGGATGTATGCCTATGTCGCCCGATTGCCCATGGAGTATGCGATGGACACGCCCCGAGATGGGGTCAGCCCTCATGTTAAGCGATGTTTAGTGCAGATGCTGGAGAATGAGGCCTGTCTTTTTCAAGATTCAATTCCCAAATTCTTTAGCCTGGTTAAAGATTATTCAAGTCTATACTAA
- a CDS encoding MFS transporter: protein MSSISQSAASKAAYPKEGEAGLLKQPRAVWAVFFACIIAFMGLGLVDPILPAIAKKLNASQSQVTLLFTSYNAVMAVAMLITGAISSRLGIKRTLLAGIVIIAVFSALGGFSNNITALVGLRGGWGLGNALFVATALTAIVSLSKSGTARAIILYEAAIGLGISVGPLLGGWLGAISWRGPFLGVAVLMVIAFIGLIISMPASSSPQSARAKTSLLEPFRAMKHRSLVVFGLTACLYNFGFFTLLAYSPFVMDLDEHGLGFVFLGWGILLAVTSVFMAPKLQQKFGTVKSMCIMLVLFALVLAAMGIWTSTQWVVIAAVIFAGALLGNNNTLITTAVMNAAPVERSTASAAYSFLRFIGGAVAPYLAGKLAEWYNPHVPFIVGAAFVLVSVLFIAFNHSHVKHVDDAGAGH from the coding sequence ATGTCATCCATTTCGCAATCTGCAGCATCAAAGGCTGCTTACCCGAAAGAAGGGGAAGCCGGCCTGCTTAAACAGCCCCGCGCGGTGTGGGCTGTTTTTTTCGCGTGCATCATCGCATTTATGGGGCTCGGGCTGGTGGATCCGATCCTGCCGGCCATCGCCAAAAAATTAAATGCGTCGCAAAGCCAGGTAACCTTGCTGTTCACCAGTTATAACGCCGTCATGGCTGTCGCCATGCTGATCACCGGTGCGATTTCCTCCCGGCTCGGGATCAAACGTACGCTGCTTGCCGGCATCGTGATCATTGCCGTATTTTCGGCTCTCGGGGGATTTTCGAACAATATCACCGCGCTCGTCGGCCTTCGGGGCGGGTGGGGGCTCGGAAACGCACTGTTTGTCGCAACGGCTTTAACCGCGATCGTATCTTTGTCGAAGAGCGGCACGGCGCGGGCGATCATTTTATATGAAGCGGCGATCGGGCTCGGGATTTCGGTAGGTCCGCTGCTCGGCGGCTGGCTCGGAGCCATATCGTGGAGAGGCCCGTTTCTCGGCGTTGCGGTGCTCATGGTGATCGCCTTTATCGGGCTTATAATATCGATGCCGGCTTCAAGCAGCCCGCAGAGCGCGCGAGCGAAAACGTCTTTGCTCGAACCGTTCCGCGCGATGAAACATCGTTCGCTCGTCGTCTTCGGGTTGACCGCTTGTCTGTACAACTTCGGATTTTTTACACTGCTCGCCTACTCGCCGTTTGTGATGGATTTGGACGAGCACGGATTAGGGTTCGTCTTTTTGGGCTGGGGTATACTGCTCGCCGTGACGTCGGTCTTTATGGCGCCGAAGCTTCAACAAAAGTTCGGCACGGTGAAATCGATGTGCATCATGCTCGTATTGTTTGCGCTCGTGCTCGCGGCGATGGGCATTTGGACGTCCACGCAGTGGGTCGTCATCGCTGCGGTGATTTTCGCAGGCGCTTTGCTCGGCAACAATAACACGCTCATTACTACCGCGGTGATGAACGCCGCCCCGGTGGAGCGCTCGACGGCTTCCGCCGCCTACAGCTTTTTGCGTTTCATCGGAGGCGCCGTGGCTCCTTATTTGGCAGGCAAGCTGGCCGAGTGGTATAACCCGCATGTGCCGTTTATTGTCGGAGCTGCGTTCGTGCTCGTGTCCGTGTTGTTTATCGCATTTAATCACAGTCATGTGAAACACGTTGACGATGCCGGAGCGGGACATTGA